Proteins from one Methanococcus maripaludis C5 genomic window:
- a CDS encoding 4-phosphopantoate--beta-alanine ligase produces MMVPESHPRYKSLLNRDRIVEAFESGVLAKGGMIAHGRGETFDYLIGENTTDVALNSIKVSAALLVLAENPVISVNGNSVALAKDEFVELAKELNGKIEVNLFYRTTEREEKIKDVFENDIKNGIVLLGIDNADKQIPGVDHLRGKVSESGIYTSDVILVPLEDGDRAEALVKMGKTVIAIDLNPLSRTARKSTISIIDELTRCIPLITEYVTEYKKMDRNELLKIVESYNNEENLRNILNLISKRLTSVDLI; encoded by the coding sequence ATGATGGTTCCAGAATCCCATCCAAGGTACAAATCATTATTGAATCGAGACAGAATTGTAGAAGCATTTGAATCAGGAGTCCTGGCAAAAGGCGGAATGATTGCTCATGGAAGGGGCGAAACTTTCGATTATTTGATCGGAGAAAACACGACCGATGTTGCACTAAATTCCATAAAAGTTTCAGCAGCTCTTTTAGTTTTAGCAGAAAATCCTGTAATTTCAGTAAATGGAAACAGTGTAGCTTTGGCAAAAGACGAGTTTGTTGAGCTAGCAAAAGAGTTAAACGGCAAAATCGAAGTTAATTTGTTTTACAGGACAACTGAGCGGGAAGAAAAAATAAAGGACGTATTTGAAAATGATATTAAAAATGGAATCGTTCTTTTAGGCATAGATAATGCAGATAAACAAATTCCAGGTGTTGATCATTTGAGGGGAAAAGTTTCAGAATCTGGAATCTACACTTCAGATGTGATTTTAGTTCCTCTCGAAGATGGTGACCGGGCTGAAGCACTAGTTAAAATGGGAAAAACAGTAATTGCAATTGATTTAAATCCCCTTTCAAGAACTGCAAGAAAATCAACAATTTCAATAATTGATGAACTTACAAGATGTATTCCATTAATCACAGAATATGTAACAGAATACAAAAAAATGGATAGAAATGAACTCTTAAAAATTGTTGAAAGCTACAATAACGAAGAGAATTTGCGAAATATATTAAATTTGATTTCAAAAAGGTTAACTTCAGTAGATTTAATTTAA
- a CDS encoding 2-oxoacid:ferredoxin oxidoreductase subunit gamma produces the protein MRKEIRFSGFGGQGIILAGVILGRAASLYAGKEAVQTQSYGPEARGGASKSEVVISEIEIDFPKVIQPDILISMSQPAFDKYGYDLKENARVIVDRDLVNLPEGYEEKYEVYKVPFTEIANKEVGLGIVANIVMLGALTKLSGLVPKEEVEKALLDSIPKGTEKKNLMAFEKGYEYL, from the coding sequence ATGAGAAAAGAGATAAGATTTTCAGGTTTTGGCGGTCAGGGAATAATTTTAGCAGGAGTTATTTTAGGACGTGCTGCATCCCTTTACGCTGGAAAAGAAGCAGTTCAGACACAAAGCTACGGCCCTGAAGCAAGAGGCGGTGCAAGTAAGTCTGAAGTTGTAATTTCAGAAATCGAAATAGATTTTCCAAAAGTAATTCAGCCAGATATCCTCATTTCAATGTCACAACCTGCTTTTGATAAATACGGTTATGATTTAAAAGAAAATGCAAGAGTAATCGTTGACAGGGACTTAGTAAACCTCCCTGAAGGTTACGAAGAAAAATACGAAGTATACAAAGTTCCATTTACAGAAATTGCAAACAAGGAAGTTGGACTTGGAATAGTTGCAAATATCGTAATGCTTGGTGCTTTAACAAAATTGTCAGGATTAGTTCCAAAAGAGGAAGTTGAAAAAGCGCTTCTCGACAGTATACCCAAAGGAACGGAAAAAAAGAATTTAATGGCTTTTGAAAAAGGATACGAATACCTTTAA
- the fen gene encoding flap endonuclease-1: MGVQFGDLIPKTEISLKFLKNKTVAIDAMNVIYQFLSSIRLRDGSPLKNKNGEITSTYNGIFYKTIYMLENEMTPIWVFDGKSHDLKEKTKEERRKSRNGALDSYLEAKEQNNLEEMQKYAKRANFLDKKTIDNSKKLLELMGIPYINAPSEGEAQCAELVKSNDAFCVISQDYDSILYGAENVVKNITSSNKDIELIELEKTLSELNVSLDQLIDVAILIGTDYNPGGLKGFGPKKAIDTVKKGKMENYISEIENYSEIRKIFDEPNVTSEYDTKLKTPKKEELAEFLIEENDFSKDRILPNIEKISNLLGNKKSQKSLEAWF; the protein is encoded by the coding sequence ATGGGAGTTCAATTTGGAGATTTGATACCCAAAACGGAAATCTCTTTAAAATTTTTAAAGAATAAAACTGTTGCAATAGATGCGATGAACGTAATTTACCAGTTTTTATCAAGCATTCGTTTAAGGGATGGAAGTCCTTTAAAAAATAAGAATGGAGAAATTACTTCAACTTACAACGGTATTTTTTATAAGACAATTTACATGCTAGAAAATGAAATGACCCCAATATGGGTTTTTGATGGTAAATCTCACGATTTAAAAGAAAAAACAAAAGAAGAAAGAAGGAAATCCCGAAATGGTGCACTCGATAGTTATTTGGAAGCAAAAGAGCAGAATAACTTGGAAGAAATGCAAAAATATGCTAAAAGAGCAAATTTTTTGGATAAAAAAACAATAGATAATTCCAAAAAACTCCTTGAGTTGATGGGAATTCCATACATCAATGCTCCATCAGAAGGAGAAGCACAGTGTGCAGAACTTGTAAAATCAAACGATGCATTTTGTGTGATAAGTCAGGATTACGATTCAATCCTTTATGGTGCAGAAAATGTTGTAAAAAACATAACTTCATCAAATAAAGACATTGAATTGATAGAACTGGAAAAAACTTTATCTGAACTGAACGTTTCTCTTGATCAGCTTATTGATGTTGCAATATTGATTGGAACTGATTACAATCCTGGTGGGTTGAAAGGATTCGGTCCAAAAAAAGCAATTGATACCGTTAAGAAAGGTAAAATGGAAAATTATATATCCGAAATTGAAAATTATTCTGAAATTAGAAAAATATTTGATGAACCTAATGTAACATCAGAATACGATACAAAATTGAAAACCCCTAAAAAAGAGGAGCTGGCAGAATTTTTGATCGAAGAAAATGATTTTTCAAAAGATCGAATTTTACCAAACATTGAAAAAATTAGCAATCTTTTGGGCAATAAAAAATCCCAGAAAAGTCTTGAAGCCTGGTTTTAG
- a CDS encoding DUF362 domain-containing protein: MEILDKCVGCAGCVPFCPVGAISAFGKAEIDNEICTNCAVCKDYCPLDAISE; this comes from the coding sequence ATGGAAATATTGGACAAATGTGTAGGATGTGCAGGATGTGTTCCATTCTGTCCGGTCGGAGCCATTTCTGCGTTTGGTAAGGCAGAAATTGATAATGAAATATGTACAAATTGTGCAGTATGTAAGGATTATTGCCCATTAGATGCGATATCTGAATAA
- the lysS gene encoding lysine--tRNA ligase produces the protein MHWADATSEKIMKKRNADEYVVSSGITPSGHIHIGNARETLTADAVYKGIVKKGAKAKLIFVADDYDPLRKLYPFLPQEFEKYIGMPLSEIPCPKGCCKSYADHFLMPFLNSLEELGVDITTHRANECYKAGMYNDAIINALENRLKIKEILDSYRKEPLADDWFPLNVVCEKCGKMHETKVTAYNSEDKTITYVCKCGFENTVQPFNGVGKLPWRVDWPARWGIFGVTAEPMGKDHAASGGSYDTGIKIARQIYGYQAPEKMVYEWIQLKIGDKAMPMSSSSGVVFAVKDWNEICHPEILRFLILKGKPTKHIDFDLKAISNLVDDYDELERKYFELIEKQKIEELNDNESEKISLYELVTPKIPERLPLQVAYRFCSIIAQIALDKETQKIDMERVFDILGRNGYNPAEFSEYDKSRLEKRLYMSKKWASDYGENLEINDLEQAKEQYETLSEEQKAWLKAFSEEVEQIEIDATTIHELMYETATKLELAPKEAFVASYKILLGKNYGPKLGSFLASLKKEFVVGRFSLTE, from the coding sequence ATGCACTGGGCTGATGCAACATCGGAAAAAATAATGAAAAAAAGAAATGCAGACGAATATGTGGTATCAAGCGGCATTACGCCATCAGGTCATATCCACATCGGAAATGCAAGAGAAACACTAACTGCCGATGCAGTTTACAAAGGAATTGTAAAAAAAGGTGCAAAAGCTAAATTAATTTTTGTTGCGGACGATTACGATCCTTTAAGAAAATTATATCCGTTTTTACCACAGGAATTTGAAAAATACATAGGAATGCCTTTAAGTGAAATTCCATGTCCAAAAGGTTGCTGTAAAAGTTATGCAGATCACTTTTTAATGCCGTTTTTAAATAGTCTCGAAGAGTTGGGTGTTGATATTACAACACACAGGGCAAATGAATGTTATAAGGCTGGAATGTACAACGATGCAATTATAAATGCTCTTGAAAACAGGTTAAAAATCAAAGAGATACTAGATTCATACAGAAAAGAGCCTCTTGCTGATGACTGGTTCCCTTTAAACGTTGTATGTGAAAAATGCGGTAAAATGCACGAAACAAAAGTTACCGCATACAATTCCGAAGACAAAACAATAACTTATGTCTGCAAATGCGGATTTGAAAACACGGTTCAACCATTCAATGGCGTCGGAAAGCTTCCGTGGAGAGTTGACTGGCCTGCAAGATGGGGTATCTTTGGAGTTACTGCTGAACCAATGGGAAAAGATCACGCAGCATCAGGTGGATCATACGATACAGGAATTAAGATTGCAAGACAGATATATGGCTACCAAGCACCCGAAAAAATGGTTTACGAATGGATCCAGTTAAAAATTGGTGACAAGGCAATGCCAATGTCTTCATCTTCCGGAGTTGTATTTGCAGTAAAAGACTGGAATGAAATTTGCCATCCTGAAATTTTAAGATTCTTAATTTTAAAAGGAAAACCCACAAAACATATAGATTTCGATTTAAAAGCAATTTCAAATCTGGTTGACGATTACGATGAACTCGAGAGAAAATACTTCGAATTAATCGAAAAACAAAAAATTGAAGAATTAAATGACAATGAAAGCGAAAAAATAAGTTTATACGAACTTGTAACTCCAAAAATACCTGAAAGATTACCATTACAGGTTGCATACAGGTTTTGTTCAATTATTGCTCAAATTGCACTCGATAAGGAAACTCAAAAAATTGACATGGAAAGAGTTTTCGATATTTTGGGAAGAAATGGATACAATCCAGCAGAATTTTCAGAATACGACAAATCAAGGCTCGAAAAAAGGCTTTACATGTCTAAAAAATGGGCTTCAGACTACGGTGAAAATTTAGAAATAAACGATCTTGAGCAAGCAAAAGAACAGTACGAAACACTCTCAGAAGAGCAAAAAGCATGGTTAAAAGCATTTTCTGAAGAAGTAGAACAAATCGAAATCGATGCAACTACAATTCACGAATTAATGTACGAAACTGCAACAAAATTGGAACTTGCACCAAAAGAAGCGTTCGTTGCATCATACAAAATACTTCTCGGTAAAAACTACGGGCCAAAGTTAGGAAGCTTTTTAGCATCCCTTAAAAAAGAGTTTGTAGTTGGGAGATTTTCATTAACTGAATAA
- a CDS encoding IMP cyclohydrolase, which translates to MYIGRFLVFGKTEEGYPFVTYRVSSRSFPNRLAKVMDDDTVSILPKELEEMFKNPYITYNCVKLVGDVAVATNGSHTDIIADKIKLGLPIRDALSYSLLTMDYEKDDYNTPRIAVVITKDEAYMGYVTDSDVRIKKVELEAGKAYYLGVYDACKITEHQVISVTGKTAEDLTKFVMDYEEFEKPVTAATVLVKDGFKLATL; encoded by the coding sequence ATGTATATTGGTAGATTTTTAGTTTTTGGAAAAACGGAAGAGGGATATCCTTTTGTAACGTACAGAGTTTCAAGCAGGAGCTTTCCAAACAGGCTTGCAAAAGTAATGGATGACGATACTGTTTCAATTTTACCAAAAGAATTGGAAGAAATGTTTAAAAACCCATATATTACATACAACTGTGTAAAACTTGTAGGCGATGTTGCAGTAGCTACAAACGGCTCACACACGGATATAATTGCAGACAAAATTAAACTTGGACTTCCAATAAGAGATGCGTTATCATATTCATTATTAACAATGGATTATGAAAAAGACGACTACAACACTCCAAGAATTGCAGTAGTTATAACAAAAGATGAAGCTTACATGGGATATGTAACTGACAGCGATGTTAGAATCAAAAAAGTTGAACTTGAAGCTGGAAAAGCATACTACTTGGGCGTCTACGATGCATGTAAAATTACGGAACATCAGGTAATTTCAGTTACTGGAAAAACGGCAGAAGATTTAACTAAATTTGTAATGGACTACGAAGAATTTGAAAAACCAGTAACTGCAGCAACAGTTTTAGTAAAAGATGGATTTAAGCTTGCAACACTTTAA
- a CDS encoding DUF2119 domain-containing protein: protein MKIYNNFENKCPKKLFLAGIHGNESKYTSQILENLQKNISKLKVSGNIIIIPELVNDSKYYSTLTPKYYETEEGISLLKLIEEYTPEFYFEIHSYSEKSYSNLTELKRVDLKGIPPFVDLDNGVLMASISPILREKFKETNFCMALEVPNGKVLEVEKIVLEILEFGITSKDRNELIEKIFNKYPKSAKTAKWLAEEFNLTFL, encoded by the coding sequence TTGAAAATTTACAATAATTTTGAAAATAAATGTCCAAAAAAGCTCTTTTTAGCAGGAATTCACGGGAACGAATCAAAATATACATCACAGATTTTAGAAAATTTACAAAAAAATATTTCAAAATTAAAAGTTTCTGGAAACATAATAATTATTCCCGAACTTGTAAACGATTCAAAGTACTATTCAACCCTAACTCCAAAATACTACGAAACAGAAGAAGGAATATCTCTTTTAAAATTAATTGAAGAATATACTCCTGAATTTTATTTTGAAATCCATTCGTATTCCGAAAAATCTTATTCCAATTTAACCGAATTAAAAAGAGTCGATTTAAAAGGAATTCCTCCATTTGTTGATTTAGATAATGGTGTTTTGATGGCATCGATTTCTCCAATATTGCGAGAAAAATTTAAAGAAACTAACTTTTGTATGGCCCTCGAAGTTCCAAACGGGAAGGTTTTGGAAGTTGAAAAAATTGTACTTGAAATTTTGGAATTTGGAATAACTTCAAAAGATAGAAATGAACTGATTGAAAAAATTTTTAATAAATATCCTAAATCCGCAAAAACTGCAAAATGGCTCGCTGAAGAATTTAATCTAACCTTTTTATAA
- the fsa gene encoding fructose-6-phosphate aldolase, with protein sequence MKFFLDTANVEKIKEFNALGLVDGVTTNPSLIKKEGRDFYEVIKEICSIVDGPVSAEVIALDAEGMVKEARELVKIAENVVVKIPMTKEGMKAVNTLSNEGIKTNVTLIFSANQALLAAKAGASYVSPFVGRLDDVGQDGMFLISEVMQVFGAYGIETEVIVASVRHPIHVLESAKMGADIATIPFDVLDKLFNHPLTDNGIAKFLADWEAHTNR encoded by the coding sequence ATGAAGTTTTTTTTAGACACTGCAAATGTTGAAAAAATTAAAGAATTTAACGCACTTGGTTTAGTTGACGGAGTTACAACAAACCCAAGTTTAATTAAAAAAGAAGGAAGAGACTTTTATGAGGTAATCAAAGAAATCTGCTCAATCGTTGATGGGCCAGTAAGTGCTGAAGTTATCGCACTTGATGCGGAAGGAATGGTTAAAGAAGCAAGAGAACTCGTAAAAATTGCAGAAAACGTCGTAGTTAAAATTCCAATGACAAAAGAAGGAATGAAAGCAGTAAACACACTTTCAAATGAAGGAATAAAAACAAACGTTACATTAATCTTTTCAGCAAACCAGGCATTACTCGCAGCAAAAGCTGGAGCTTCATACGTTTCCCCATTCGTTGGAAGACTCGACGATGTTGGGCAGGATGGAATGTTTTTAATTTCAGAAGTTATGCAAGTATTTGGCGCATACGGAATCGAAACAGAAGTTATCGTAGCTTCAGTAAGACACCCAATCCACGTTTTAGAATCAGCAAAAATGGGAGCAGACATTGCAACAATTCCATTTGATGTACTCGATAAATTATTCAACCACCCGTTAACAGACAACGGAATTGCAAAATTCCTCGCTGACTGGGAAGCACACACGAACAGATAA
- a CDS encoding DHH family phosphoesterase, with protein MIENCKICGGTGKKVVKYSECPECEGKGYLEEFETKSHFKNASKNSKYDFDDEEIPCPTCNGTGKIPEYEDCEYCNGTGKVVKCDSCGREIGKYPEDKDLNTCENCSGKEEAQKENKKVVYVLDNMFTMSDLEEGKFYKGKINRTEKYGVFVQLNEKTRGLLRFREVVGKRPSDFKIGDEIIVQVSELKLEKRELDLRYVPITGYKLEKLEKEHELIDIKEIFDTGLMNMKDKVIRVQGEVLQAAQTPGPTVFTITDGSEVAWVAAFESAGVRTHPDVVMGSIIDVVGSVSVRDGKLQIERMKLVKLEGEAEQKVMDKIDIELDKKAEPESDIEFLVESDILEKLRPKMADVAKRIRRAVLDGRPVIIRHHADTDGYCGGIALEKAIIPVLEKYSMDSGAQWHYFRRSPSKAPFYELEDVTKDLLFSIEDFLRFGQKMPLIVLVDNGSTNEDIPAVSQVKAYDIEVVVVDHHFPGEVIDGKVEIDEFVEAHVNPYLVGGDSNLTAGALATEVARMINSEVTELVEHLPGIAVVGDHAKGEAVEAYIKIALERLTKCSSEFGTGKIYSRADVEKIGQCMDFEAFYLKFMNGMGIVEDIYGMNKKDFARHEKLINILYERAMAMVDRQMKAVRPAIKTQILPNGIVFNTLDVEKYAHKFTFPAPGKTCGFAHDSIVEQYEAGTPVITLSYGPDFAVVRATDAVSEKFNFNLNHIVTRFIEEIPEASLDGGGHECAGSLKFVEGLREKVINRFAEVVLEMKEKD; from the coding sequence ATGATAGAAAACTGCAAAATATGTGGCGGAACCGGAAAAAAAGTGGTAAAATACTCTGAATGTCCGGAATGCGAAGGAAAAGGCTATTTAGAAGAATTTGAAACAAAAAGTCATTTTAAAAATGCTTCCAAAAATTCAAAGTATGATTTTGATGACGAAGAAATTCCATGCCCAACATGCAACGGAACTGGAAAGATTCCCGAATATGAAGATTGCGAGTACTGCAATGGAACCGGAAAAGTTGTAAAATGCGATTCATGCGGTCGTGAAATTGGAAAATATCCTGAAGATAAAGATTTAAACACCTGTGAGAACTGTAGTGGTAAGGAAGAAGCGCAAAAAGAGAACAAAAAGGTTGTTTATGTTTTAGACAACATGTTTACCATGAGCGATCTTGAAGAAGGTAAATTTTACAAGGGAAAAATTAACCGAACCGAAAAATACGGAGTATTCGTTCAGTTAAATGAAAAAACAAGAGGTCTTTTAAGATTTAGGGAAGTTGTTGGAAAAAGGCCAAGCGATTTTAAAATCGGAGACGAAATTATTGTACAGGTGTCCGAATTAAAACTCGAAAAAAGAGAACTTGATTTAAGATACGTTCCAATTACCGGATACAAACTCGAAAAACTCGAAAAAGAACACGAATTAATCGATATCAAGGAAATATTCGATACCGGATTAATGAATATGAAAGATAAGGTTATTAGAGTTCAAGGAGAAGTTCTTCAGGCAGCTCAAACTCCGGGTCCAACCGTATTTACAATTACAGATGGTTCAGAAGTTGCATGGGTTGCAGCATTTGAATCTGCAGGAGTTAGGACTCACCCTGACGTAGTAATGGGCTCAATTATTGATGTAGTTGGTTCAGTATCTGTAAGGGATGGAAAACTTCAGATCGAAAGAATGAAGCTTGTAAAACTCGAAGGCGAAGCTGAACAAAAAGTAATGGATAAAATTGACATTGAACTTGATAAAAAAGCAGAACCTGAAAGCGACATTGAATTTTTAGTTGAAAGCGATATCTTGGAAAAATTAAGGCCAAAAATGGCAGATGTAGCAAAAAGAATTCGAAGAGCAGTTTTGGATGGAAGACCTGTAATTATCAGGCATCACGCAGACACGGATGGGTACTGTGGTGGGATTGCTCTTGAAAAAGCAATAATTCCAGTTTTGGAGAAATATTCAATGGATTCTGGTGCACAATGGCACTACTTTAGAAGAAGTCCTTCAAAAGCTCCATTTTATGAGTTAGAAGACGTAACAAAAGATCTGTTGTTTTCAATTGAAGATTTTTTAAGATTTGGACAGAAAATGCCATTAATTGTTCTTGTGGATAACGGAAGTACTAATGAAGATATTCCTGCAGTGTCACAAGTTAAAGCATACGACATTGAAGTTGTAGTTGTTGACCACCACTTCCCCGGTGAAGTAATCGATGGAAAAGTAGAAATTGATGAATTCGTCGAAGCACACGTAAACCCATACCTTGTTGGGGGAGACAGCAACCTTACAGCAGGTGCTTTAGCAACAGAAGTTGCAAGAATGATAAATTCAGAAGTTACCGAACTCGTTGAACATTTACCTGGTATTGCAGTTGTTGGGGACCACGCAAAAGGTGAAGCTGTAGAAGCTTACATAAAAATAGCACTCGAAAGACTTACAAAATGCAGTTCAGAGTTTGGAACTGGAAAAATATATTCAAGAGCAGACGTTGAAAAAATTGGTCAATGCATGGATTTTGAAGCATTTTACTTAAAATTCATGAATGGAATGGGTATCGTAGAAGATATCTATGGTATGAACAAAAAAGACTTTGCAAGACATGAAAAACTTATAAACATACTCTACGAAAGAGCAATGGCAATGGTTGACAGGCAGATGAAAGCAGTACGCCCTGCAATAAAAACACAGATCTTGCCAAATGGAATTGTTTTCAACACTTTGGATGTTGAAAAATATGCACACAAGTTTACATTCCCAGCTCCGGGAAAAACCTGTGGATTTGCACATGATTCAATAGTTGAACAGTATGAAGCAGGTACTCCGGTAATCACTCTGTCTTATGGTCCTGATTTTGCAGTAGTCCGTGCAACCGATGCAGTAAGCGAAAAATTCAACTTCAACTTAAACCACATTGTAACCCGATTTATCGAAGAAATTCCTGAAGCATCCCTTGATGGTGGTGGACACGAATGTGCAGGAAGTTTGAAATTTGTTGAAGGTTTGAGAGAAAAAGTAATAAATAGATTTGCAGAAGTAGTTTTAGAAATGAAAGAAAAAGATTAA
- a CDS encoding class I SAM-dependent rRNA methyltransferase has product MSFQIDKRAYQSLKNFSNIIYKNAIVNKDDFSKTEEIVDITYNGNFVAKALYDPKFPLIKILTRENEEIDKDFFFKRINNANRYRTDILNYKDTYRMIYAEADYLPSIILDKYNKIASIQISSNIMDNYSDLIFECISEITDVETMYVQSGKKGSDVKTKIFGDKSQIETVISEGNAKFNVNMNGHKTGFFLDQRDNRIDLENYVKPGDKVLDICSYTGGFAVHAGIKGGEVTAVDLSDKALAVAEENMELNGVKNYNCIVSNAFDAMKEMIKNNEKFDVVVLDPPAFTDSSKDIKNALNAYNSMNYLGLKLAKRILVTCSCSHHIDRESFKHTIVSSSLRAKKEIRQIGSYRTQAPDHIITMANKDLEYLKCLFFNVVN; this is encoded by the coding sequence ATGTCATTTCAAATTGATAAACGGGCTTATCAGTCTTTAAAAAATTTTTCAAACATAATTTACAAAAACGCCATAGTTAACAAAGACGATTTTTCTAAAACGGAAGAAATTGTTGACATAACTTATAATGGAAATTTCGTTGCAAAAGCGTTATACGATCCAAAATTTCCATTAATTAAAATTTTAACAAGGGAAAACGAAGAAATCGATAAAGATTTCTTTTTTAAACGGATAAATAATGCGAATAGATACAGAACCGATATATTGAATTATAAAGATACTTACAGGATGATTTATGCCGAAGCAGATTATTTACCGTCAATTATACTCGACAAATATAATAAAATTGCTTCAATTCAGATTTCGTCAAATATTATGGATAATTATTCAGATTTAATTTTTGAGTGCATTTCTGAAATTACCGACGTTGAAACGATGTATGTTCAAAGCGGTAAAAAGGGAAGTGACGTAAAAACAAAGATTTTTGGCGATAAATCACAAATTGAAACTGTAATTTCTGAAGGAAACGCTAAATTTAACGTAAACATGAACGGCCACAAAACCGGATTTTTCCTAGATCAAAGGGACAACAGAATTGATCTTGAAAATTATGTGAAACCTGGCGATAAAGTACTCGATATCTGCAGTTACACCGGAGGATTTGCAGTTCACGCAGGAATTAAAGGTGGGGAAGTTACAGCAGTTGATTTATCCGACAAAGCACTTGCTGTTGCAGAAGAAAACATGGAATTAAACGGAGTTAAAAATTATAACTGTATAGTTTCAAATGCGTTTGATGCAATGAAAGAAATGATTAAAAATAACGAGAAATTCGATGTAGTAGTGCTTGATCCTCCAGCATTTACAGATTCTTCAAAAGATATCAAAAATGCGTTAAATGCTTACAATTCAATGAATTACCTTGGATTGAAACTGGCAAAAAGAATACTCGTAACGTGTTCTTGTTCGCACCATATCGATAGGGAAAGTTTTAAACATACAATTGTTTCTTCATCATTGAGGGCTAAAAAAGAAATAAGACAAATCGGGTCATACCGAACACAGGCGCCTGACCACATAATAACGATGGCAAATAAAGACCTTGAATATTTGAAGTGTTTGTTCTTCAATGTAGTAAACTAA
- a CDS encoding 2-oxoacid:ferredoxin oxidoreductase subunit beta produces the protein MHPSLKYMRKDRLPHIFCSGCGNGIVLNCFTNALDKLALKNEDYIAISGIGCSSRVPGYLFCDSLHTTHGRPIAFALGTKVIQNDKKVVVFTGDGDLSAIGGNHFIHGCRRNIDITVICINNNIYGMTGGQCSPTTPHEKKATTAPYGNPENPLDLCELAKAAGATYVARWTTANPIQLANSIKKGMDKKGFSFIEVVSQCPTYYGRFNVSRKPSEMMKNLKESAITVRKAESMEKEELLNKIVVGEFLNIEKPEYVEQLKKLQE, from the coding sequence ATGCATCCTTCGCTAAAATACATGAGAAAGGACCGGTTACCACACATATTTTGTTCTGGTTGTGGTAATGGTATTGTTTTAAACTGCTTTACAAATGCTCTTGATAAATTAGCCCTCAAAAACGAAGATTACATCGCAATTTCAGGTATTGGATGTTCTTCAAGGGTTCCAGGATACCTTTTCTGTGATTCACTCCACACAACTCACGGAAGACCGATTGCTTTTGCTCTTGGAACGAAAGTAATTCAAAATGACAAAAAAGTTGTTGTATTTACTGGAGATGGTGACCTCTCAGCAATTGGTGGAAATCATTTTATTCACGGATGTAGGAGAAACATCGACATAACTGTAATCTGTATAAATAACAATATTTACGGAATGACTGGAGGACAATGTTCGCCAACAACTCCGCACGAGAAAAAAGCAACAACTGCACCTTACGGAAACCCTGAAAACCCGCTTGACTTGTGCGAACTTGCAAAAGCAGCTGGGGCAACTTATGTAGCAAGGTGGACTACTGCAAATCCGATCCAGCTTGCAAATTCAATTAAAAAAGGAATGGATAAGAAAGGATTTTCATTTATCGAAGTAGTTTCACAGTGTCCAACTTATTATGGAAGATTCAATGTTTCAAGAAAACCTTCTGAAATGATGAAAAATTTAAAAGAAAGTGCAATAACTGTTCGAAAAGCAGAAAGTATGGAAAAAGAAGAACTTTTAAACAAAATAGTTGTTGGAGAGTTTTTAAATATCGAAAAACCAGAATATGTCGAACAGCTTAAAAAATTACAGGAATAA